A DNA window from Pedomonas mirosovicensis contains the following coding sequences:
- a CDS encoding TonB-dependent receptor — MITKNLVTAQQRKRQGSALRRSTALAALVIASASAGGAMAQSTASQIDEIIVNGSRPQADLNGLIKAEEAAKTRSTITQEYIGRQVAGQSVLQTINLLPGVNFTNSDPYGNSGGNLRIRSFDGNRISLTLDGIPLNDTGNYAIYSNQQVDSEIIERVNVNLGTTDVDSPTASATGGTVNYVTMTPGKDLSVTLSPSIGSHDYRRIFGMVETGEWGSLGTTAFLAGSYTKYDKFKGPGTMEKKQVNARIHQPLGGEDFIAISGHFNWNRNNFYRNPTLKQWKELGDDFEYLSEYERDEPTAGEADIDPSSGGNFYGLSINPSDTGNIRAQSRFSLADNLILTVDPAFQYVLANGGGSQLFNENDPRLIGNSDAAGVDLNGDGDVLDSVRLYRPNTTNTRRFIVNSSLIWNINDQNRIRFAYTYDRGRHRQTGEAGYIEADGHPENVFAGRNGEPVHTADGDVLRTRDRKSIALLNQISAEYQLKLLDDNLRFTAGVRAPFFKRELNQYCYTIGGIASAQGSHNQNQYCTTADTLPSSVSAPVIAPYEATRKWDDILPNLGVSYRFNEVHQIYASYAEGLSAPRTDNLYGLQIANPEPETTQSVDVGYRYQSGRVIGSTALWYSKFKNRIVSSYDEALNLTIDRNVGSVDLWGVDAEVGFKAAEGLTFYLSGSYINSEVQQDLQLGPDNFAPTKGKELVETPEWQFGGRAEYAVGNFAAGVQAKYVGSRWATDINDEKAPSYTVVDLDVSYDLADLMGVKGMKLQFNVINLFDEEYLGNVSSRTRASQNPTYSVGAPRTVQATLKATF; from the coding sequence ATGATTACCAAAAATCTGGTGACGGCACAGCAGCGGAAACGGCAGGGTTCTGCGCTGAGGCGCAGCACCGCGCTGGCGGCCCTCGTAATTGCCTCGGCGAGCGCGGGCGGGGCGATGGCCCAGTCCACGGCCTCTCAGATCGATGAAATCATCGTCAACGGCAGCCGGCCGCAGGCCGATCTGAACGGCCTGATCAAGGCCGAGGAAGCGGCCAAGACCCGCTCCACCATCACCCAGGAATATATCGGCCGTCAGGTGGCGGGCCAGTCGGTCCTCCAGACCATCAACCTCCTGCCGGGCGTGAACTTCACCAACAGCGACCCTTACGGCAACTCGGGCGGCAACCTGCGTATCCGCAGCTTTGACGGCAACCGCATCTCGCTGACGCTGGACGGCATTCCGCTCAACGACACGGGCAACTACGCCATCTATTCGAACCAGCAGGTCGACTCGGAAATCATCGAACGCGTGAACGTGAACCTGGGCACCACCGACGTGGACAGCCCGACCGCCTCGGCCACCGGCGGCACGGTCAACTACGTGACGATGACGCCGGGCAAGGACCTCTCCGTCACCCTTTCGCCGAGCATCGGCAGCCACGACTATCGCCGCATCTTCGGCATGGTGGAGACGGGCGAGTGGGGTTCGCTCGGCACCACCGCGTTCCTGGCCGGTTCGTACACCAAGTACGACAAGTTCAAGGGTCCGGGCACGATGGAGAAGAAGCAGGTCAACGCCCGCATCCACCAGCCGCTGGGCGGCGAGGACTTCATCGCCATCTCCGGTCACTTCAACTGGAACCGCAACAACTTCTACCGCAACCCGACGCTGAAGCAGTGGAAGGAGCTGGGGGACGATTTCGAGTACCTCTCCGAGTATGAGCGCGACGAGCCGACGGCGGGCGAGGCGGATATCGACCCCTCCAGCGGCGGCAACTTCTACGGGCTGAGCATCAACCCGTCGGATACGGGCAACATCCGCGCCCAGTCCCGCTTCAGCCTCGCGGACAACCTGATCCTGACCGTCGACCCGGCCTTCCAGTACGTGCTGGCCAACGGCGGCGGCAGCCAGCTGTTCAATGAGAACGACCCGCGCCTCATCGGCAACAGCGACGCCGCGGGCGTGGACCTGAACGGCGACGGCGACGTGCTGGACAGCGTGCGCCTCTACCGCCCCAACACCACCAACACCCGCCGGTTCATCGTCAACAGCTCGCTCATCTGGAACATCAACGATCAGAACCGCATCCGCTTCGCCTACACCTATGACCGTGGCCGCCACCGCCAGACTGGCGAGGCGGGCTACATCGAGGCGGACGGCCATCCGGAGAATGTGTTCGCCGGCCGCAACGGCGAGCCGGTCCACACCGCCGACGGCGACGTGCTGCGGACCCGCGACCGTAAGTCCATCGCGCTGCTCAACCAGATTTCGGCCGAGTATCAGCTGAAGCTGCTGGACGATAACCTGCGCTTCACCGCCGGCGTGCGCGCGCCGTTCTTCAAGCGCGAGCTGAACCAGTACTGCTACACCATCGGCGGCATCGCCTCCGCGCAGGGCTCGCACAACCAGAACCAGTACTGCACCACGGCGGACACCCTGCCGTCGAGCGTGAGCGCGCCGGTCATCGCCCCCTATGAGGCGACCCGCAAGTGGGACGACATCCTGCCGAACCTGGGCGTCTCCTACCGCTTCAACGAGGTGCACCAGATCTACGCCAGCTATGCCGAGGGCCTGTCCGCCCCGCGCACCGACAACCTCTATGGCCTCCAGATCGCCAACCCCGAGCCGGAGACCACCCAGTCGGTCGACGTGGGCTACCGCTACCAGAGCGGCCGGGTGATCGGCTCGACCGCGCTGTGGTACAGCAAGTTCAAGAACCGCATCGTCTCCTCCTACGACGAGGCGCTGAACCTGACCATCGACCGCAACGTCGGCAGCGTCGACCTGTGGGGCGTGGACGCGGAAGTGGGCTTCAAGGCGGCGGAAGGCCTGACCTTCTACCTCTCCGGCTCCTACATCAACAGCGAGGTCCAGCAGGACCTGCAGCTGGGCCCGGACAACTTTGCCCCGACCAAGGGCAAGGAACTGGTGGAAACGCCGGAATGGCAGTTCGGCGGCCGCGCCGAATACGCCGTCGGCAACTTTGCCGCCGGCGTGCAGGCCAAGTATGTGGGGTCGCGCTGGGCAACCGACATCAACGACGAGAAGGCGCCGTCCTACACCGTGGTTGACCTGGACGTGAGTTACGACCTGGCCGACCTGATGGGCGTGAAGGGCATGAAGCTCCAGTTCAACGTCATCAACCTGTTTGACGAGGAATATCTGGGCAACGTCAGCTCCCGCACCCGTGCCAGCCAGAACCCGACCTACTCGGTCGGCGCGCCGCGCACGGTCCAGGCGACGCTCAAGGCAACCTTCTAA
- a CDS encoding cyanophycinase yields MSRKSRKPSEGTLVIIGGKEDKEGDAEILREVAQLLGGGRLVIATVASHHPEGYFEVYKEVFARFGVTDLVELYLQDRSEAQDPQKLQMFEGASGVFFSGGDQLRISSQIGDTPVEQRVREIFEMGGVIAGTSAGASVMSDTMLVKGSNRESHRIGDLHMAPGLGLIRNVVIDQHFAERGRIGRLIGAVAHNPRVLGIGVDEDTAAIARGPKLRVIGHGAVYVVDGEGVSHSNITEAEPERVLTMFDVRMHVLSAGDGFDLASRRPVAPPPEA; encoded by the coding sequence ATGAGCCGCAAGTCGCGCAAGCCCAGCGAGGGCACGCTGGTCATCATCGGAGGCAAGGAGGACAAGGAGGGCGACGCTGAAATCCTGAGGGAGGTGGCGCAGCTTCTGGGCGGGGGGCGACTGGTCATTGCGACCGTCGCCTCCCACCACCCGGAGGGCTATTTCGAAGTCTATAAGGAGGTTTTCGCCAGATTCGGCGTGACGGATCTTGTCGAGCTGTATCTTCAGGACCGCAGCGAGGCCCAGGACCCGCAGAAGCTGCAAATGTTCGAAGGGGCCTCCGGCGTTTTCTTCTCAGGCGGCGACCAGCTTCGCATCAGCAGCCAGATCGGCGACACGCCGGTCGAGCAGCGGGTGCGGGAAATCTTCGAGATGGGCGGCGTCATCGCCGGCACGTCCGCCGGCGCCTCGGTGATGAGCGACACCATGTTGGTGAAGGGCAGCAATCGCGAGTCGCACCGCATCGGCGACCTGCACATGGCCCCCGGCCTCGGGCTGATCCGCAACGTGGTCATCGACCAGCACTTTGCCGAGCGCGGACGGATTGGCCGCCTGATCGGGGCGGTGGCGCATAACCCCCGGGTGCTGGGCATTGGCGTCGATGAGGATACCGCCGCCATCGCCCGCGGCCCGAAGCTGCGCGTGATCGGCCACGGGGCCGTCTATGTGGTCGATGGGGAAGGGGTGAGCCACTCCAACATCACCGAGGCCGAGCCCGAGCGGGTCCTCACCATGTTCGATGTGCGGATGCACGTGCTCAGCGCCGGGGACGGCTTCGACCTTGCCAGCCGCCGCCCTGTCGCCCCGCCGCCGGAAGCATAG